The following coding sequences are from one Sciurus carolinensis chromosome 11, mSciCar1.2, whole genome shotgun sequence window:
- the LOC124960593 gene encoding olfactory receptor 1020 encodes MKEIQRRNLTEVTEFVLLGLSDNLHLQGVLFALFLSIYVATMVGNLGMMALIKMDPHLHTPMYFFLSSLSFVDASYSSSVTPKMLVNLVAADKSISFNGCAAQFYFFGSFLGTECFLLAMMAYDRYAAIWNPLLYPVLMSGRICFSLVGTCFLAGFGNAAIHTGMTFRLSFCGSNRINHFYCDTPPLLKLSCSDTHINGIVIMVFSSFQVISCVVTVLISYLCILIAILKMRSGEGRRKAFSTCASHLVAVTTFFGTILFMYLRPTSSYSMEQDKVVSVFYTVIIPMLNPLIYSLKNKDVKEAVKKILQKHIL; translated from the coding sequence ATGAAAGAGATCCAGAGAAGAAATCTAACAGAAGTGACAGAATTTGTCCTCTTGGGACTCTCAGACAATCTCCACCTGCAAGGTGTCCTCTTTGCATTGTTTCTGTCCATCTACGTGGCAACCATGGTGGGTAATCTGGGCATGATGGCATTGATCAAGATGGATcctcacctccacacccccatgtacttctttctcaGCAGCCTGTCCTTTGTTGATGCCTCTTACTCTTCTTCCGTCACACCTAAGATGCTGGTGAACCTCGTGGCTGCGGACAAGTCCATTTCTTTTAATGGGTGTGCTGCCCAGTTCTACTTCTTTGGCTCCTTCCTGGGAACTGAGTGCTTCCTGCTGGCCATGATGGCATATGATCGCTATGCAGCCATTTGGAACCCCCTGCTCTACCCAGTTCTCATGTCTGGGAGAATTTGTTTCTCGTTAGTGGGTACTTGCTTCCTTGCAGGTTTTGGAAATGCAGCCATCCACACAGGGATGACTTTCAGATTGTCCTTTTGTGGCTCTAACAGGATCAACCACTTCTACTGTGACACCCCACCCTTGCTCAAACTCTCTTGCTCGGACACCCACATCAATGGCATTGTGATCATGGTTTTCTCCAGTTTTCAAGTCATCAGCTGTGTTGTGACTGTTCTCATTTCCTACCTGTGCATCCTCATTGCCATACTGAAGATGCGTTCAGGAGAGGGAAGGcgcaaagccttttccacctgtgcctcccaccttGTGGCGGTCACCACTTTCTTTGGGACCATTCTCTTCATGTATTTGCGACCCACATCCAGCTACTCAATGGAGCAAGACAAGGTTGTCTCTGTGTTTTATACAGTAATCATTCCCATGCTAAATCCCCTCATCtacagtttgaaaaataaagatgtgaAGGAGGCCGTGAAAAAGATCTTACAGAAACACATACTGTAA
- the LOC124959099 gene encoding olfactory receptor 5M10-like: MSSPNHTVGMAFILLGLTDDPVLEKILFGVFLVIYLLTLAGNVCMIWLISSSPHLQTPMYFFLGHLSLVDICYSSNITPNMLYDFLSEQKTISYAGCFTQCFLFIALVITEFYLLASMALDRYVAICSPLHYSSRMSRNVCISLVTFPYVYGFLNGLSQALLTFHLSFCGSLEINHFYCADPPLLLLACSDTHVKKMAMFVVAGFTLSSSLSVIFLSYLFIFAAVLRIHSAEGRRKAFSTCGSHLTTVTIFYGTLFCMYLRPLSEKSVEQSKVIAVFFTFLSPMLNPLIYSLRNKDVLCAMRGVIKGNFFQKMAF; the protein is encoded by the coding sequence ATGTCTTCCCCCAACCACACTGTGGGGATGGCATTCATTCTCTTGGGACTGACAGATGACCCAGTGCTGGAGAAGATCCTGTTTGGGGTATTTCTGGTGATCTACCTCCTCACACTGGCAGGAAATGTGTGCATGATCTGGCTGATCAGCTCCAGTCCCCACCTGCaaactcccatgtacttcttcctcggCCACCTCTCCCTTGTAGACATTTGCTATTCTTCCAACATCACTCCCAACATGCTATACGATTTCCTCTCAGAGCAAAAGACCATTTCCTATGCCGGGTGCTTCACTCAGTGTTTCCTTTTCATTGCACTGGTGATCACCGAGTTTTACCTCCTTGCTTCCATGGCCCTggatcgctatgtggccatctgcagcCCTTTGCATTACAGCAGCAGGATGTCCAGGAATGTCTGCATCTCTCTGGTCACCTTCCCTTATGTGTATGGCTTCCTTAATGGGCTGTCTCAGGCACTGCTGACTTTCCACCTATCCTTCTGTGGCTCCCTGGAGATCAACCACTTCTACTGTGCGGATCCTCCCCTGCTCCTGCTGGCCTGCTCTGACACCCACGTCAAGAAGATGGCCATGTTTGTGGTGGCTGGCTTCACTCTCTCAAGCTCTCTCTCAGTCATTTTTCTGTCCTACCTCTTCATTTTTGCAGCTGTCCTGAGGATCCATTCTGCTGAAGGCAGGCGCAAAGCCTTTTCAACTTGTGGCTCCCACCTGACAACGGTCACCATATTTTATGGAACACTTTTCTGCATGTACTTAAGGCCCCTGTCAGAGAAATCTGTAGAGCAGTCCAAAGTCATTGCAGTATTTTTTACTTTCCTGAGCCCAATGCTGAACCCGCTGATCTATAGTCTCAGGAACAAGGATGTCCTCTGTGCCATGCGAGGAGTGATCAAGGgaaatttctttcagaaaatggcATTTTAG